One genomic window of Streptomonospora nanhaiensis includes the following:
- a CDS encoding 5-dehydro-4-deoxyglucarate dehydratase, translating to MDFDGILFFPVTPFDRGGGLDEAALERHIASGLDHRPGGVFAACGTGEAHALSSAEHARVVRTAVAVAGGRVPVVAGAGGSLGTAVEQAAAARDLGADAILLLPPYLVGGTQRGLADYVRAVTSAVPIPAIVYQRGSLALTPQTAAEVAALPGVVGIKDGLGDLDRMARVVAAVRRDQGERFTFFNGLPTAEVTVPAYTAIGVPLYSSAAFAFVPEVATAFYRAFHAGDPLAETLLDVFYRPLAALRDRAPGYAVSLVKAGARLRGAEVGGVRPPFTDPTEDETARLAAIIDAGLAAVKEG from the coding sequence ATGGACTTCGACGGAATCCTCTTCTTCCCGGTCACCCCGTTCGACCGGGGCGGCGGCCTGGACGAGGCCGCCCTGGAGCGCCACATCGCCTCCGGGCTCGACCACCGGCCCGGCGGGGTGTTCGCCGCCTGCGGCACCGGCGAGGCCCACGCCCTCTCCAGCGCCGAGCACGCGCGCGTGGTGCGCACGGCCGTGGCCGTCGCCGGCGGGCGGGTGCCCGTGGTGGCGGGGGCCGGTGGCAGCCTGGGCACCGCCGTGGAGCAGGCCGCCGCAGCCCGCGACCTGGGTGCCGACGCGATCCTGCTGCTGCCGCCCTACCTGGTGGGCGGCACCCAGCGCGGCCTGGCCGACTACGTCCGCGCCGTCACCTCGGCCGTACCGATCCCCGCGATCGTCTACCAGCGGGGCTCGCTGGCGCTGACGCCCCAGACCGCCGCCGAGGTCGCGGCCCTGCCCGGCGTGGTCGGCATCAAGGACGGGCTGGGCGACCTGGACCGGATGGCCCGCGTGGTCGCCGCCGTGCGGCGCGACCAGGGCGAGAGGTTCACCTTCTTCAACGGGCTGCCCACCGCCGAGGTGACCGTGCCCGCCTACACCGCCATCGGCGTGCCGCTGTACTCCTCGGCCGCGTTCGCGTTCGTGCCCGAGGTCGCCACCGCCTTCTACCGCGCCTTCCACGCCGGCGACCCGCTCGCCGAGACCCTGCTCGACGTCTTCTACCGCCCGCTGGCGGCGCTGCGCGACCGCGCGCCCGGCTACGCCGTCTCGCTCGTCAAGGCGGGCGCCCGGCTGCGCGGCGCCGAGGTGGGCGGGGTGCGCCCGCCGTTCACCGACCCCACCGAGGACGAGACCGCGCGGCTGGCGGCGATCATCGACGCCGGTCTGGCGGCGGTCAAGGAGGGGTGA
- a CDS encoding HEAT repeat domain-containing protein: MTTANQDTHARRALRALRDGRSSVRLRAAMAVGTAPDPRFVDTLVERCAVEPEFFVRDMLSWALTRHPVEAALPPLLREVRAECAQARSQALHTLSKIADRRAWPAITRELLTDADDEVARSAWRAAVVLVPEGEAAGLAEVLATQLGRGGRETQLSLSRALVALGEAAVPALRAAKAAPASGVRAHALATERLLEDPDAAFAFAIEEAKRVVALGGSGQGGH, translated from the coding sequence ATGACCACGGCGAACCAGGACACCCATGCGCGGCGCGCGCTCCGGGCTCTGCGGGACGGCAGGTCCTCCGTGCGCCTGCGGGCGGCCATGGCGGTCGGCACGGCGCCGGACCCGCGCTTCGTCGACACGCTCGTCGAGCGCTGCGCGGTGGAGCCGGAGTTCTTCGTCCGCGACATGCTGAGCTGGGCGCTCACCCGCCACCCGGTGGAGGCGGCGCTGCCCCCGCTGCTGCGCGAGGTGCGCGCCGAGTGCGCCCAGGCCCGCAGCCAGGCCCTGCACACGCTGTCCAAGATCGCGGACCGGCGGGCGTGGCCGGCGATCACCCGGGAGCTGCTGACCGACGCCGACGATGAGGTGGCGCGGAGCGCCTGGCGGGCCGCGGTGGTGCTCGTGCCGGAGGGCGAGGCGGCCGGCTTGGCCGAGGTGCTGGCGACGCAGCTGGGCCGCGGCGGGCGCGAGACGCAGCTGAGCCTCAGCCGGGCGCTGGTCGCGCTGGGCGAGGCCGCCGTGCCGGCGCTGCGCGCCGCGAAGGCGGCGCCCGCCTCCGGCGTGCGCGCCCACGCGCTCGCCACGGAGCGGCTGCTGGAGGACCCCGACGCCGCGTTCGCGTTCGCGATCGAGGAGGCCAAGCGCGTCGTGGCCCTGGGCGGGTCCGGCCAGGGGGGACACTAG
- a CDS encoding peptidase inhibitor family I36 protein encodes MLGRKSQVLGAAGFIAAAVAIPAPSAFASATGATPAVAAPGEVRMWEDPDYTGSLYVHTTPGQCPAEGCDIDGWDGDNEISSVINETNCTVRLWDLDGFAGGYVDLGPGRWGNLELQGFDNKAESYTFYC; translated from the coding sequence GTGCTTGGCAGGAAGTCCCAGGTCCTTGGTGCGGCGGGGTTCATCGCGGCGGCCGTCGCGATCCCGGCGCCGAGCGCGTTCGCGTCCGCCACGGGCGCCACGCCGGCTGTCGCGGCGCCCGGCGAGGTGCGCATGTGGGAGGACCCCGACTACACGGGCTCCCTCTACGTCCACACCACGCCCGGCCAGTGCCCGGCCGAGGGATGCGACATCGACGGGTGGGACGGCGACAACGAGATCTCGTCCGTCATCAACGAGACCAACTGCACCGTCCGCCTGTGGGACCTGGACGGGTTCGCCGGCGGCTACGTGGACCTCGGCCCCGGCCGCTGGGGCAACCTCGAACTCCAGGGCTTCGACAACAAGGCCGAGAGCTACACGTTCTACTGCTGA
- a CDS encoding MerR family transcriptional regulator: protein MLIGEVARRSGVSARMLRHYEALGLVRPSARTGSGYREYSGEDIRRILHIEILRSLGLPLREIGRALDDPGFTPATLVRDLIRHTRERIAAETELLTRLQRIDAAEPADWADVLQVVAFLQALGSARAGVRQRAALSSGEDAAAPVEALADAVLRETDPHVAGALRWALARAGDSGVAPLAEGLGSPEAAVRERAVRSLAEIPGDEATARLREALADPDAAVRGPAALALGVRGVADAAPVLVEMVAEGRNDTEAADALGALAGDTATADRIAAGIVDRLADTATRPPARVWLTQALADIPGPAAGRALEELARDGDRAVAVTAAYLLQLRGAR, encoded by the coding sequence GTGTTGATCGGTGAGGTGGCCCGGCGCTCCGGGGTCAGCGCCCGCATGCTGCGGCACTACGAGGCGCTGGGCCTGGTGCGCCCCTCGGCCCGGACGGGCTCGGGCTACCGGGAGTACTCCGGCGAGGACATCCGCCGCATCCTGCACATCGAGATCCTGCGGTCGCTGGGGCTGCCGCTGCGGGAGATCGGGCGGGCGCTCGACGACCCCGGCTTCACGCCCGCGACGCTCGTCCGCGACCTCATCCGCCACACGCGCGAGCGGATCGCGGCCGAGACCGAGCTGCTCACGCGGCTGCAACGGATCGACGCCGCGGAACCCGCCGACTGGGCGGACGTCCTCCAGGTCGTCGCCTTCCTCCAGGCGCTGGGGTCCGCCAGGGCCGGCGTGCGCCAGCGCGCGGCCCTCTCCTCGGGCGAGGACGCCGCGGCACCGGTGGAGGCACTGGCCGATGCGGTGCTGAGGGAGACCGATCCGCACGTCGCCGGCGCCCTGCGCTGGGCGCTGGCTCGTGCGGGCGACAGCGGCGTGGCGCCGCTGGCCGAGGGCCTGGGCTCACCGGAGGCCGCGGTGCGGGAACGGGCCGTGCGGTCCCTCGCCGAGATACCCGGGGACGAGGCCACCGCCCGGCTGCGGGAGGCCCTGGCCGACCCCGACGCCGCGGTCCGCGGGCCCGCGGCGCTGGCGCTGGGGGTGCGGGGGGTGGCCGACGCGGCGCCGGTGCTCGTGGAGATGGTCGCGGAGGGGCGCAACGACACCGAGGCGGCCGACGCGCTGGGCGCGCTGGCGGGCGACACCGCGACCGCCGACCGGATCGCGGCCGGGATCGTCGACCGCCTGGCCGACACCGCGACCCGGCCCCCTGCGCGCGTGTGGCTGACCCAGGCGCTGGCGGACATCCCGGGGCCCGCGGCCGGGCGCGCGCTGGAGGAGTTGGCGCGGGACGGCGACCGTGCCGTCGCGGTGACCGCGGCCTACCTGCTTCAGCTGCGCGGCGCGCGGTGA
- a CDS encoding Gfo/Idh/MocA family protein, producing MQDRVLAVAMNGVTGRMGYRQHLTRSVLAIRNAGGVELPDGSRVVPEPVLVGRSPDKLRAIAERHGVERWSTDLDTVLSDPAIEVYFDAQITSVREDAVRAAIAAGKHVYTEKPTAGTLSAALELAKLARDAGVCNGVVQDKLFLPGLLKLRRLVESGFFGRVLSVRGEFGYWVFEGGWQEAQRPSWNYRSEDGGGIVLDMFPHWHYILERLFAPVRAVTARTATHIPRRWDEEGRPYAATAEDAAYAVFELEGGVIAQINSSWCVRVDRGELVEFQVDGTEGSAVAGLRECRVQHRVTTPRAVWDPDAPADPGGYRDHWEPVPDNTTFVNGFRAQWERFLAHVCAGEEFPYDLLSGARGLQLAEAGLRSAFSGHRVELEEVELR from the coding sequence ATGCAAGACCGGGTGCTGGCCGTCGCCATGAACGGCGTCACCGGCCGCATGGGCTACCGCCAGCATTTGACGAGGTCGGTGCTGGCCATCAGGAACGCCGGAGGGGTCGAGCTGCCCGACGGCTCGCGCGTGGTGCCCGAGCCCGTCCTCGTGGGGCGCTCGCCCGACAAGCTCCGCGCCATCGCCGAACGCCACGGCGTGGAGCGCTGGAGCACCGACCTCGACACCGTGCTCTCCGACCCGGCGATCGAGGTCTACTTCGACGCCCAGATCACCTCCGTCCGCGAGGACGCCGTGCGCGCCGCCATCGCCGCGGGCAAGCACGTCTACACCGAGAAGCCCACCGCCGGGACGCTGAGCGCCGCCCTGGAGCTCGCCAAGCTCGCCCGCGACGCCGGGGTGTGCAACGGCGTCGTCCAGGACAAGCTCTTCCTGCCGGGCCTGCTCAAGCTGCGCCGGCTCGTCGAGAGCGGGTTCTTCGGCCGCGTGCTGTCGGTGCGCGGGGAGTTCGGCTACTGGGTGTTCGAGGGCGGCTGGCAGGAGGCCCAGCGCCCCAGCTGGAACTACCGCAGCGAGGACGGCGGCGGGATCGTGCTCGACATGTTCCCGCACTGGCACTACATCCTGGAGCGCCTGTTCGCGCCCGTCCGCGCTGTCACCGCGCGCACCGCCACCCACATCCCGCGCCGCTGGGACGAGGAGGGGCGGCCCTACGCCGCCACCGCCGAGGACGCCGCCTACGCCGTCTTCGAGCTGGAGGGCGGCGTGATCGCCCAGATCAACTCCTCCTGGTGCGTGCGGGTGGACCGGGGCGAACTGGTGGAGTTCCAGGTCGACGGCACCGAGGGCAGCGCCGTGGCCGGGCTGCGCGAGTGCCGCGTGCAGCACCGGGTCACCACCCCCCGGGCGGTGTGGGACCCCGACGCCCCCGCCGACCCCGGCGGCTACCGCGACCACTGGGAGCCGGTGCCCGACAACACCACCTTCGTCAACGGCTTCCGCGCCCAGTGGGAGCGGTTCCTCGCCCACGTCTGCGCGGGCGAGGAGTTCCCCTACGACCTGCTCTCGGGCGCCCGCGGCCTGCAACTGGCCGAGGCCGGGCTGCGCTCGGCCTTCTCGGGCCACCGCGTGGAACTGGAGGAGGTGGAGCTGCGATGA
- a CDS encoding MFS transporter, whose product MSTSPPARPAGGAPDTTAELRRERRAWYVYDWANSVFFTSIISVFLGPYLTSLAEAGAGPDGRISVLGWAMDPTALYPYATSLSVLLQLVLLPAVGALADYTGRKREMLGLLAYIGAFATMGLYFVAGSGYLLGAALFVVANLAVGASVVVYNSFLPDLATADERDAVSSRGWATGYLGGALLLTAQLVLYLFHDAFGLEEGHAVRICMASAGVWWAVFTVVPLTRLRNRRGGAASAGGGAAAAGAAPGRATGARAVLASFGQLARTVRGLRAYPRTLLFLVAYILFNDGIQTVIGFSATFADQALGLGQEVQIGAILMVQFVAFGGALLLGAIGRRVGAKRTILGSLVVWIAVVAVAPVLQAGSAVQFFVLAFAIAVVLGGTQALSRSLFSHLIPPGKEAEYFGLYEISDKGSAFLGSLAIGVALDATGGDYRLAILSLVGFFVAGAALLAAVDIPRAIREAGNRAPAHV is encoded by the coding sequence ATGTCGACCTCTCCCCCGGCGCGGCCCGCGGGCGGCGCCCCCGACACCACCGCCGAACTGCGCCGCGAACGCCGCGCCTGGTACGTCTACGACTGGGCCAACTCGGTCTTCTTCACCTCGATCATCTCGGTGTTCCTCGGCCCTTACCTGACCTCGCTGGCCGAGGCCGGCGCGGGCCCCGACGGCCGCATCAGCGTGCTGGGCTGGGCGATGGACCCCACCGCCCTCTACCCCTACGCCACCTCGCTGTCGGTGCTGCTGCAACTGGTGCTGCTGCCGGCGGTGGGCGCCCTGGCCGACTACACCGGGCGCAAGCGCGAGATGCTGGGGCTGCTGGCCTACATCGGCGCGTTCGCCACGATGGGCCTGTACTTCGTGGCGGGGTCGGGGTACCTGCTGGGCGCGGCGCTGTTCGTGGTCGCCAACCTGGCGGTGGGCGCCTCGGTCGTGGTCTACAACTCCTTCCTGCCCGACCTGGCCACCGCCGACGAGCGCGACGCGGTGTCCTCGCGCGGGTGGGCGACCGGCTACCTGGGCGGCGCGCTGCTGCTCACCGCGCAACTGGTGCTCTACCTCTTCCACGACGCCTTCGGGCTGGAGGAGGGCCACGCCGTGCGGATCTGCATGGCGTCGGCGGGCGTGTGGTGGGCGGTGTTCACCGTGGTGCCGCTGACGCGGCTGCGCAACCGGCGCGGCGGTGCGGCGTCCGCCGGCGGGGGCGCCGCGGCCGCCGGGGCGGCGCCGGGCCGGGCCACCGGCGCCCGCGCGGTCCTGGCCAGCTTCGGGCAGCTCGCCCGCACCGTGCGCGGCCTGCGCGCCTACCCGCGCACCCTGCTGTTCCTGGTCGCCTACATCCTCTTCAACGACGGCATCCAGACGGTGATCGGGTTCTCGGCGACCTTCGCCGACCAGGCCCTGGGCCTGGGTCAGGAGGTCCAGATCGGCGCGATCCTCATGGTGCAGTTCGTGGCCTTCGGGGGCGCGCTGCTGCTGGGCGCGATCGGCCGCCGCGTCGGGGCCAAGCGCACCATCCTGGGCAGCCTGGTGGTGTGGATCGCGGTGGTGGCGGTGGCGCCGGTGCTGCAGGCCGGGTCGGCGGTGCAGTTCTTCGTCCTGGCGTTCGCCATCGCCGTCGTGCTGGGCGGCACCCAGGCGCTGTCGCGGTCGCTGTTCTCCCACCTGATCCCGCCGGGCAAGGAGGCCGAGTACTTCGGGCTGTACGAGATCAGCGACAAGGGCTCTGCGTTCTTGGGCTCCCTTGCGATCGGCGTGGCGCTGGACGCCACCGGCGGCGACTACCGGCTGGCGATCCTCTCGCTGGTGGGCTTCTTCGTGGCGGGCGCGGCGCTGCTGGCGGCCGTGGACATCCCGCGCGCCATCCGCGAGGCCGGCAACCGGGCGCCCGCCCACGTGTAG
- a CDS encoding mandelate racemase/muconate lactonizing enzyme family protein: MAAITTRTRALRLHRPWDGGVTHNHLVVTRVTTASGAVGTGFAWTPRVGVGAVRALLEEDCPAALVGRAPDPGPRWAELTAHLADAGAGGLAAMATAAVDIALWDLAARAAGRSLVGLIGARRDRVAAYGSGVNLDYDLPDLLEQVRGWLAAGHRAVKVKVGSPDLDRDVERVAEVRRVLGPRRLLMLDANQRWDLPAAARALRALERFDPHWIEEPLPAEDLAAHAELRRRTAVPFAIGENLRTPRAFAAALAAGVCDIAQPNAVRVGGITPFLRIAVLAADHSVPVAPHLLPELSTQLALCVPRAAMVEDIDRASLAALGALAAPSGVQIADGWAEAETGPGHGLDFGAET, encoded by the coding sequence ATCGCCGCCATCACCACGCGGACGCGGGCGCTGCGGCTGCACCGTCCCTGGGACGGCGGGGTCACCCACAACCACCTCGTGGTCACCCGCGTCACCACCGCCTCGGGCGCCGTGGGCACGGGGTTCGCGTGGACCCCGCGCGTGGGCGTCGGCGCGGTCCGCGCGCTGCTGGAGGAGGACTGCCCGGCCGCGCTGGTGGGGCGGGCGCCGGACCCGGGTCCGCGCTGGGCGGAGCTGACCGCCCACCTGGCCGACGCGGGGGCCGGGGGACTGGCCGCCATGGCGACGGCGGCCGTGGACATCGCGCTGTGGGACCTCGCGGCGCGGGCGGCGGGCCGCAGCCTGGTGGGGCTGATCGGCGCCCGGCGCGACCGCGTGGCCGCCTACGGCAGCGGGGTCAACCTCGACTACGACCTGCCCGACCTGCTGGAGCAGGTGCGCGGATGGCTGGCGGCCGGGCACCGGGCGGTCAAGGTCAAGGTGGGCTCGCCCGACCTGGACCGCGACGTGGAGCGGGTGGCCGAGGTGCGGCGGGTGCTGGGCCCGCGGCGGCTGCTGATGCTGGACGCCAACCAGCGCTGGGACCTCCCGGCGGCCGCCCGGGCGCTGCGGGCCCTGGAGCGCTTCGACCCGCACTGGATCGAGGAGCCGCTGCCGGCCGAGGACCTGGCCGCCCACGCCGAGCTGCGCCGCCGCACGGCGGTGCCCTTCGCCATCGGGGAGAACCTGCGCACCCCGCGCGCGTTCGCGGCGGCCCTGGCGGCGGGGGTGTGCGACATCGCCCAGCCCAACGCGGTGCGGGTCGGGGGCATCACCCCGTTCCTGCGGATCGCCGTGCTGGCCGCCGACCACAGCGTTCCGGTGGCGCCCCACCTGCTGCCGGAGCTGTCCACCCAGCTGGCGCTGTGCGTGCCGCGCGCGGCCATGGTGGAGGACATCGACCGCGCGTCCCTCGCGGCGCTGGGCGCGCTGGCCGCGCCCAGCGGCGTGCAAATCGCCGACGGCTGGGCCGAGGCCGAAACCGGCCCGGGCCACGGCCTGGACTTCGGGGCGGAGACGTAA
- a CDS encoding glycerophosphodiester phosphodiesterase translates to MTDGYLDSPTPIALAHRGGWRTDPSGEVSTALENTAAAFQHAVDLGYRYLETDAHATRDGTLLAFHDPTLDRATDRRGRIADLPYAEVARARVGGSEPIPLLADLLGSWPHVRFNIDLKADDTVEPLVEVLRRTNAWDRVCVGSFSQRRLDRARRAFDRPVATSCGPLDVARLRAGSLARPLRALVRRGPVCAQIPLHHRGFPLVTRDLITTAHGLGMQVHVWTINDTAVMARLLDAGVDGIVSDNIDGLRRVLTERGAWPGPAPAGDRHNTSRGTPAGSSPNGPAAP, encoded by the coding sequence GTGACTGACGGGTACCTGGACTCCCCCACGCCCATCGCCCTGGCGCACCGGGGCGGCTGGCGCACCGACCCCTCCGGCGAGGTCAGCACCGCGCTGGAGAACACCGCCGCCGCGTTCCAGCACGCCGTCGACCTGGGGTACCGCTACCTGGAGACCGACGCCCACGCCACCCGCGACGGCACGCTGCTCGCCTTCCACGACCCCACCCTGGACCGCGCCACCGACCGCCGGGGCCGCATCGCCGACCTCCCCTACGCCGAGGTCGCCCGCGCCCGCGTCGGCGGCAGCGAACCCATCCCGCTGCTGGCCGACCTGCTGGGCTCCTGGCCGCACGTCCGCTTCAACATCGACCTCAAGGCCGACGACACCGTCGAGCCGCTGGTGGAGGTCCTGCGCCGCACCAACGCCTGGGACCGCGTGTGCGTGGGCTCCTTCAGCCAGCGCCGCCTCGACCGCGCCCGCCGCGCCTTCGACCGCCCGGTGGCCACCAGCTGCGGCCCGCTCGACGTCGCCCGGCTGCGCGCGGGCTCCCTGGCCCGGCCGCTGCGCGCGCTGGTGCGGCGCGGCCCCGTGTGCGCCCAGATCCCCCTGCACCACCGCGGGTTCCCGCTGGTCACCCGCGACCTCATCACCACGGCCCACGGGCTGGGCATGCAGGTGCACGTGTGGACCATCAACGACACCGCCGTGATGGCCCGCCTGCTGGACGCCGGCGTCGACGGCATCGTCAGCGACAACATCGACGGCCTGCGCCGCGTGCTCACCGAGCGCGGCGCCTGGCCGGGCCCGGCGCCGGCCGGCGACCGGCACAATACGTCCCGCGGCACCCCCGCCGGCTCCTCCCCCAACGGCCCGGCCGCCCCCTGA
- a CDS encoding dihydrodipicolinate synthase family protein, which produces MSAAPLRLPTPGGGLSAFTPRPAPPPPAAPAAPPRSRVAYAAAHVAADPLAGNAIGAPARLDWDATLAFRHHLWDLGLGVADAMDTAQRGMGLDWPATAELIRRSGAEAAARGAALACGAGTDHLPAGAPATLESVITGYAEQLETVEAAGAVPVLMASRHLAAVARGPEDYAKVYGRLLEQVRGPVILHWLGTAFDPALAGYWGHADPADAVPAVAELIAAHADRVAGIKVSLLDADLEVRLRRRLPAGVRLFTGDDFNYPDLVLGDAEGHSDALLGIFAAIAPAAAAALRALDSGDTDRYRALMAPTVPLARHVFAAPTYHYKTGIAFLAWLNGHQPGFTMVGGLHSARDVVHLAETLRLADAAGVLTDPDTAVRRMRRLLEVAGVAP; this is translated from the coding sequence ATGAGCGCGGCCCCCCTGCGCCTGCCCACCCCCGGCGGCGGCCTCAGCGCGTTCACCCCCCGCCCCGCGCCCCCGCCGCCGGCCGCCCCCGCCGCGCCGCCGCGCTCGCGCGTGGCCTACGCCGCCGCCCACGTCGCGGCCGACCCCCTGGCCGGCAACGCCATCGGCGCGCCCGCCCGGCTGGACTGGGACGCCACCCTGGCCTTCCGCCACCACCTGTGGGACCTGGGCCTGGGCGTCGCCGACGCCATGGACACCGCCCAGCGCGGCATGGGCCTGGACTGGCCGGCCACCGCCGAGCTGATCCGCCGCTCGGGCGCCGAGGCCGCCGCGCGCGGCGCCGCGCTCGCGTGCGGCGCGGGCACCGACCACCTGCCGGCCGGCGCGCCCGCCACTCTGGAAAGCGTTATCACGGGCTACGCCGAGCAGCTGGAGACCGTCGAGGCCGCCGGGGCGGTGCCCGTGCTGATGGCCAGCCGGCACCTGGCCGCCGTCGCACGCGGCCCCGAGGACTACGCCAAGGTCTACGGCCGCCTGCTGGAGCAGGTGCGCGGCCCCGTCATCCTGCACTGGCTGGGCACCGCCTTCGACCCCGCGCTGGCCGGCTACTGGGGCCACGCCGACCCCGCCGACGCCGTGCCCGCGGTCGCCGAGCTGATCGCCGCCCACGCCGACCGCGTCGCCGGCATCAAGGTGTCGCTGCTGGACGCCGACCTGGAGGTGCGGCTGCGCCGCCGGCTGCCCGCCGGGGTGCGGCTCTTCACCGGCGACGACTTCAACTACCCCGACCTCGTCCTGGGCGACGCCGAAGGCCACTCCGACGCCCTGCTCGGCATCTTCGCCGCCATCGCCCCGGCAGCCGCCGCCGCCCTGCGGGCGCTGGACTCCGGCGACACCGACCGCTACCGCGCCCTGATGGCCCCCACCGTGCCGCTGGCCCGGCACGTCTTCGCCGCCCCCACCTACCACTACAAGACCGGGATCGCGTTCCTGGCCTGGCTCAACGGCCACCAGCCCGGGTTCACCATGGTCGGCGGCCTGCACAGCGCCCGCGACGTCGTGCACCTGGCCGAGACCCTGCGGCTGGCCGACGCCGCCGGGGTGCTCACCGACCCCGACACCGCCGTGCGGCGCATGCGCCGCCTGCTGGAGGTCGCGGGGGTGGCGCCGTGA
- a CDS encoding Rv3235 family protein: MAGHQLTAALSAGPHRRPRRAPAPARPGGARYPRTRSPRHLTAFAQVVAEVLAGDRPAGQVRPLLSRRAYELLQRRAGAYACARRPRLRRAVLTSPESDVAEVTAVIDCGSRCRALALRITYAEHAWLCTHLETDVCGPRRGRRSGR, encoded by the coding sequence TTGGCCGGTCACCAGCTCACCGCCGCTCTTTCCGCCGGGCCGCACCGCCGCCCCCGCCGCGCCCCTGCGCCCGCCCGGCCCGGCGGGGCGCGCTATCCGCGCACGCGCAGCCCCCGCCACCTCACCGCCTTCGCCCAGGTGGTGGCCGAGGTCCTCGCGGGCGACCGCCCGGCGGGCCAGGTCCGCCCGCTGCTGTCGCGGCGGGCCTATGAGCTGCTCCAGCGCCGGGCGGGGGCCTACGCCTGCGCCCGGCGCCCGCGCCTGCGGCGGGCGGTGCTGACCTCGCCCGAGTCCGACGTCGCCGAGGTCACCGCGGTCATCGACTGCGGCAGCCGGTGCCGGGCGCTGGCGCTGCGCATCACCTACGCCGAGCACGCCTGGCTGTGCACCCACCTGGAGACCGACGTCTGCGGCCCCCGGCGCGGGCGGCGGAGCGGCCGGTAG
- a CDS encoding sugar phosphate isomerase/epimerase family protein, whose translation MAPARVPTPRPGDPRLARLSLNQITVRRWSVAEAAAGCARAGIPAIGLWRGPVAETGTAKAARLVREAGLRVSSYCRGGFLTGPDRAAALDDNRRALDEAAELGAPCLVMVVGGLPEGDRDLAGARERVAEGIAELAPYAAERGVCLALEALHPMFCADRAVLSTLGQAVDIAERFPAGQVGVVVDAYHVWWDPDVHSAIARAGARIASFQACDWILPLPADALLGRGMVGDGRADVAGLHAAVLAAGYTGDVEVEIFNADVWSADPDAVLATLARRHVEYLG comes from the coding sequence ATGGCGCCCGCCCGGGTGCCCACCCCCCGGCCCGGCGACCCCCGCCTGGCCCGGCTCTCCCTCAACCAGATCACCGTCCGGCGGTGGAGCGTGGCCGAGGCCGCCGCGGGCTGCGCGCGCGCCGGGATCCCCGCCATCGGCCTGTGGCGCGGCCCCGTGGCCGAGACCGGCACGGCCAAGGCCGCGCGCCTGGTCCGCGAGGCGGGCCTGCGGGTGTCCTCCTACTGCCGGGGCGGATTCCTCACCGGCCCCGACCGCGCCGCCGCCCTGGACGACAACCGGCGCGCGCTGGACGAGGCCGCCGAACTGGGCGCGCCCTGCCTGGTGATGGTGGTGGGCGGACTGCCCGAGGGCGACCGCGACCTCGCCGGCGCCCGCGAGCGGGTCGCCGAGGGCATCGCCGAGCTGGCCCCCTACGCCGCCGAGCGCGGCGTGTGCCTGGCCCTGGAGGCGCTGCACCCGATGTTCTGCGCCGACCGGGCCGTGCTCTCCACGCTCGGCCAGGCGGTGGACATCGCCGAGCGGTTCCCCGCGGGGCAGGTCGGCGTGGTGGTCGACGCCTACCACGTGTGGTGGGACCCCGACGTCCACTCCGCGATCGCGCGGGCCGGCGCGCGCATCGCCTCCTTCCAGGCGTGCGACTGGATCCTGCCGCTGCCCGCCGACGCGCTGCTGGGCCGGGGCATGGTCGGCGACGGCCGCGCCGACGTCGCCGGACTGCACGCCGCGGTGCTGGCCGCGGGCTACACCGGCGACGTCGAGGTGGAGATCTTCAACGCCGACGTGTGGTCGGCCGACCCCGACGCCGTGCTGGCCACGCTGGCCCGGCGGCACGTGGAGTACCTCGGCTGA